A section of the Burkholderia mallei ATCC 23344 genome encodes:
- a CDS encoding DUF2288 domain-containing protein — MSSNTPPSASHSPLYLNLLGETAKIDWCDLERFFAQGKLLSVARDLDLVSVAEAIASDDKEQVTRWLSAGHVERMQAGTAQDYATRNPELWAVVVSPWVCVQARS, encoded by the coding sequence ATGTCTTCGAACACCCCGCCCTCCGCATCGCACAGCCCGCTCTATCTGAATCTGCTCGGCGAAACCGCGAAGATCGACTGGTGCGATCTCGAGCGCTTTTTCGCGCAAGGCAAACTGTTGTCGGTCGCGCGCGATCTCGATCTCGTGAGCGTTGCCGAAGCGATCGCAAGTGACGACAAGGAACAGGTCACGCGCTGGCTGTCCGCGGGGCACGTCGAGCGAATGCAGGCCGGCACCGCGCAGGATTACGCGACGCGCAATCCCGAGCTGTGGGCGGTCGTCGTATCGCCGTGGGTGTGCGTGCAGGCACGCTCGTAA
- a CDS encoding acyl-CoA synthetase, producing the protein MLPHAAHYAELVERFAWRVPAHYNIGVDACDKWADGSGRLALIHEHAHGVVARYTFDELRSSSNRLANSFARAGVKRGDRIGILLAQGPETAIAHLAAYKLGAIAVPLFTLFGADALEFRLGDSGAVALVTDRAGYEKIAPLHASLPSLATIYCIDGAPDLAEPGVLAFDAALAAESDTFRPADTSADDPALIIYTSGTTGKPKGALHAHRVLLGHLPGVEMSQNLFPARARLFWTPADWAWIGGLLDVLLPSLHHGVPVLARRFEKFGGAAAFDLLARHGVTHAFLPPTALKLMRAAVARPRERYALALESVASGGESLGAELVSWGRDAFGVTINEFYGQTECNVVLSSCSALFEPRAGTIGKAAPGHRVAIVDDAGNALPPGVTGNIGVRAPDPVMFIGYWRRPEATREKFAGDFLLTGDLGIADADGFIRFVGRNDDVITSAGYRIGPGPIEDCLLEHPAVRMAAVVGVPDAVRTEIVKAFVVLNAGYEGSAALARELQTHVKTRLAAHEYPRALAFVDSLPMTATGKIIRRALRDT; encoded by the coding sequence ATGCTGCCCCACGCCGCCCATTACGCCGAGCTCGTCGAGCGCTTCGCCTGGCGGGTTCCCGCGCACTACAACATCGGCGTCGACGCGTGCGACAAATGGGCCGATGGCAGCGGCCGCCTCGCACTGATCCACGAACACGCGCACGGCGTCGTCGCACGTTACACGTTCGACGAACTGAGGAGCAGCTCTAATCGACTCGCGAACAGCTTCGCGCGCGCAGGCGTGAAGCGCGGCGACCGCATCGGCATCCTCCTCGCGCAAGGCCCGGAAACGGCGATCGCCCATCTGGCCGCATACAAGCTCGGCGCGATCGCGGTGCCGCTCTTCACACTCTTCGGCGCGGACGCGCTCGAATTCCGCCTCGGCGATAGCGGCGCCGTCGCGCTCGTCACCGATCGCGCCGGTTACGAGAAAATCGCGCCGCTGCATGCGTCGCTGCCGTCGCTCGCGACGATCTACTGCATCGACGGCGCGCCCGATCTCGCCGAGCCCGGCGTGCTCGCGTTCGATGCGGCGCTCGCGGCCGAATCGGACACGTTCCGGCCGGCGGACACGTCGGCCGACGATCCGGCGCTCATCATCTACACGTCCGGCACGACGGGCAAACCAAAGGGCGCGCTGCACGCGCATCGGGTGCTGCTCGGCCATCTGCCCGGCGTCGAGATGTCGCAGAACCTGTTTCCGGCGCGTGCGCGCCTGTTCTGGACGCCCGCCGATTGGGCATGGATCGGCGGGCTGCTCGACGTCCTGCTGCCGTCGCTGCACCACGGCGTGCCGGTCCTCGCGCGACGCTTCGAGAAATTCGGCGGGGCGGCCGCGTTCGATCTGCTCGCCCGGCACGGCGTGACGCACGCGTTCCTGCCGCCGACCGCGCTGAAGCTGATGCGCGCGGCTGTCGCGCGGCCGCGTGAACGTTACGCGCTCGCGCTCGAATCGGTAGCGAGCGGCGGCGAATCGCTCGGCGCCGAACTCGTTTCCTGGGGCCGCGACGCGTTCGGCGTGACGATCAACGAGTTCTACGGACAGACCGAATGCAACGTCGTGCTGTCGTCGTGCAGCGCGCTGTTCGAGCCGCGCGCGGGGACGATCGGCAAGGCGGCGCCCGGGCATCGCGTCGCGATCGTCGACGATGCCGGCAACGCGCTGCCGCCCGGCGTCACGGGCAACATCGGCGTGCGCGCGCCCGACCCCGTGATGTTCATCGGCTACTGGCGCAGGCCCGAGGCGACGCGCGAGAAGTTCGCCGGCGACTTCCTGCTGACGGGCGACCTCGGCATCGCCGACGCCGACGGTTTCATCCGCTTCGTCGGCCGCAACGACGACGTGATCACGAGCGCCGGCTACCGGATCGGGCCGGGACCGATCGAGGATTGCCTGCTCGAGCATCCGGCGGTGCGGATGGCGGCCGTCGTCGGCGTGCCGGACGCGGTCCGCACCGAAATCGTCAAGGCGTTCGTCGTGCTGAACGCCGGCTATGAAGGAAGCGCCGCGCTCGCCCGCGAGCTGCAAACGCACGTGAAGACACGGCTCGCCGCACACGAATATCCGCGCGCGCTCGCCTTCGTCGACAGCCTGCCGATGACCGCGACCGGCAAGATCATCCGCCGCGCGCTGCGCGACACCTGA
- a CDS encoding peptidoglycan DD-metalloendopeptidase family protein produces MLLKTTRRLVVASLAALLAACGSAPVGPGFYRVERGDTLSKIARSNRQSVANIARWNQITNPDAIEVGQVLRVAPPPGTASTSGTTGASRGPSRQAPSSSATSPASSVKPASSISLVWPAAGSVIRSFDGSKSKGIDIANTAGTPVIAAAAGTVVYAGNGLRGYGNLLIVKHDADFLTTYAHNRALLVKEGQTVAQGQKIAEMGDTDNDRVALHFELRYGGRSIDPARYLPSR; encoded by the coding sequence ATGTTGCTGAAAACCACGAGACGGCTCGTCGTCGCATCGCTCGCCGCGCTGCTCGCCGCGTGCGGCTCGGCGCCCGTCGGCCCCGGCTTCTACCGGGTCGAGCGCGGCGACACGCTCTCCAAGATCGCGCGATCGAATCGCCAATCGGTCGCGAATATCGCCCGCTGGAACCAGATCACGAATCCCGACGCGATCGAAGTCGGCCAGGTGCTGCGCGTCGCGCCGCCGCCGGGCACCGCGTCGACCTCGGGCACGACGGGCGCATCGCGCGGCCCGAGCCGCCAGGCGCCCTCGTCGTCCGCCACGTCGCCCGCGTCGTCCGTGAAACCGGCGTCGAGCATCTCGCTCGTCTGGCCCGCCGCCGGCAGTGTGATCCGCTCGTTCGACGGATCGAAATCGAAAGGCATCGACATCGCGAACACCGCCGGCACGCCGGTCATCGCGGCGGCGGCCGGCACGGTCGTCTATGCGGGCAACGGCCTGCGCGGCTACGGCAACCTGCTGATCGTCAAGCACGACGCCGATTTCCTGACGACCTACGCGCACAACCGCGCGCTACTCGTGAAGGAAGGCCAGACGGTCGCGCAGGGGCAGAAAATCGCGGAGATGGGCGATACCGATAACGACCGCGTCGCGCTGCACTTCGAGCTGCGCTACGGCGGGCGCTCGATCGATCCCGCGCGCTACCTGCCGTCGCGCTGA
- a CDS encoding IS3-like element IS407 family transposase (programmed frameshift), producing the protein MKKRFTEQQIIGFLKEAEAGMPVKELCRKHGFSDASFYTWRAKFGGMEVSEARRLKGLEVENARLKKLLAEAMLDMEALKVVVKGKPLSPQAKREAVLAIREKVNISERRACRLVGLSRSVLHYDAKPDHENEVLAARLVKLAHERRRFGYRRLHALVEREGTHANHKRIYRLYREAGLAVRRRRKRHGVMIEREQLALPGAPNEVWSIDFVMDALSNGRRVKCLTVVDDFTKEAVDIVVDHGISGLYVARALDRAARFRGYPKAVRTDQGPEFTSRALDQWAYANGVTLKLIQAGKPTQNAYIESFNGKFRDECLNEHWFTTLAHARAVIAAWRQDYNEQRPHSALNYLAPSEFAAKHRATADAPAAFQELV; encoded by the exons ATGAAGAAGCGCTTTACGGAACAGCAAATCATCGGGTTTCTGAAGGAAGCCGAGGCCGGTATGCCGGTCAAGGAACTGTGCAGGAAGCATGGGTTCAGTGACGCGTCGTTCTACACCTGGCGCGCGAAGTTCGGCGGCATGGAAGTCTCGGAAGCCCGCCGGCTCAAGGGCCTCGAGGTGGAGAATGCCCGACTGAAGAAACTGCTGGCCGAAGCAATGCTCGATATGGAAGCGTTGAAGGTTGTCGTCAAGGGAAAGC CCCTGAGCCCGCAAGCCAAACGCGAAGCAGTGTTGGCGATTCGGGAGAAGGTCAACATCTCCGAGCGCCGCGCCTGCCGGCTTGTCGGGCTTTCTCGCAGCGTGCTGCATTACGACGCGAAGCCGGACCACGAGAATGAGGTGCTCGCGGCGCGTCTGGTGAAGTTGGCGCACGAACGTCGTCGATTCGGCTACCGCCGACTGCACGCCCTGGTGGAACGCGAAGGCACGCACGCCAATCACAAGCGCATCTATCGCCTGTACCGTGAGGCAGGGCTGGCTGTGCGGCGCCGTCGCAAGCGCCACGGCGTCATGATTGAGCGCGAGCAACTGGCATTGCCGGGCGCACCCAACGAGGTATGGTCAATCGATTTCGTGATGGATGCGCTTTCCAACGGCCGGCGCGTGAAGTGCCTGACCGTCGTCGACGATTTCACGAAAGAGGCTGTCGACATCGTCGTCGACCATGGCATCTCAGGTTTGTATGTCGCTCGGGCATTGGACCGTGCAGCTCGCTTCCGTGGCTATCCCAAGGCGGTGCGAACAGACCAGGGACCCGAATTTACGAGCCGCGCGCTTGACCAGTGGGCGTATGCGAACGGCGTCACGCTGAAGTTGATTCAGGCGGGCAAGCCCACGCAGAATGCGTACATCGAATCGTTCAACGGCAAGTTCCGCGACGAATGCCTTAACGAGCACTGGTTCACGACGCTCGCGCACGCTCGGGCAGTCATCGCGGCATGGCGTCAGGACTACAACGAGCAAAGGCCGCACAGCGCACTGAACTACCTTGCGCCGTCAGAGTTTGCGGCGAAACATCGGGCAACCGCGGACGCTCCTGCCGCTTTCCAGGAGTTGGTTTAA
- a CDS encoding restriction endonuclease fold toxin 5 domain-containing protein has protein sequence MVFPVIEAAAVELGPILARVGVALLGGATVAGTASLSGDTPKEDSKATPDVRALPRTGEKCKQCPPEQTGLPVRRYYRMNREPREYQGRVTSRPYSIEEGWSEEWSWLGLDYDGFQASECLLQEAKGNFDQFFSRKTRRPMKWFSGFGKIDLQIEARANIVRANPPTKLRYYFQTPLTASYFRERLARNGIAY, from the coding sequence TTGGTATTTCCGGTAATAGAAGCGGCGGCGGTAGAGCTTGGGCCGATCTTGGCGCGCGTTGGCGTCGCCTTGTTGGGCGGCGCGACGGTGGCGGGAACGGCGAGTCTGTCGGGTGATACGCCGAAGGAGGACAGCAAGGCGACGCCGGATGTGCGGGCGTTGCCGCGCACCGGCGAGAAGTGCAAGCAATGTCCGCCAGAGCAGACCGGCCTCCCCGTGCGGAGGTATTACCGCATGAACCGCGAGCCTCGAGAATATCAGGGGCGTGTCACCAGCCGCCCGTATAGTATCGAAGAGGGATGGAGCGAAGAATGGAGTTGGCTCGGCTTGGACTATGATGGGTTCCAAGCGAGTGAATGTCTGCTCCAAGAGGCAAAGGGCAACTTCGATCAGTTCTTCAGCCGCAAAACACGGCGACCGATGAAGTGGTTTTCGGGCTTCGGCAAAATCGATCTACAGATCGAGGCTCGCGCCAATATCGTACGCGCCAACCCTCCAACGAAGCTCAGGTACTACTTTCAAACACCGCTGACGGCGTCGTATTTCCGCGAGCGCCTCGCCCGCAACGGCATTGCCTACTGA
- a CDS encoding DUF4123 domain-containing protein: protein MMTPPSINAHFEMRRQQITLPARLFAMVDALLFAEASDAPALRRANYSIALFDRTPDASLADHGPWLIDYALAPGPIRRVLAELAAGPIGMSWLISAYPFDRLAAELREHLDVRLPDGRTALFRFYDARIMPDIARVMSDAQRSQFFVATYDWLVEIDGRLTGVHPHA, encoded by the coding sequence ATGATGACGCCGCCGAGCATCAACGCGCATTTCGAGATGCGCCGCCAGCAGATCACGCTGCCCGCGCGGCTCTTCGCGATGGTCGACGCGCTGCTCTTCGCCGAAGCGTCGGACGCCCCGGCGCTGCGGCGCGCGAACTATTCGATCGCGCTGTTCGACCGCACGCCGGACGCGTCGCTTGCCGATCACGGCCCGTGGCTGATCGACTACGCGCTCGCGCCGGGGCCGATTCGGCGCGTGCTCGCCGAGCTCGCGGCCGGGCCGATCGGGATGTCGTGGCTGATCAGCGCGTATCCGTTCGACCGACTGGCCGCCGAGCTGCGCGAGCACCTCGACGTGCGGTTGCCGGACGGGCGCACGGCGCTATTCCGGTTCTACGACGCGCGCATCATGCCCGACATCGCGCGCGTGATGAGCGATGCGCAGCGCTCGCAATTCTTCGTCGCGACGTACGACTGGCTCGTCGAGATCGACGGGCGGCTGACCGGAGTGCATCCGCATGCTTGA
- a CDS encoding PAAR domain-containing protein, producing the protein MAKRAIICVGDTTTHGGKVLEGAPTFTLNGRNVAGVGHQVLCPRCKGIFPILPDLLGRRYPHTIGERDTAVDGMRTACGAELIASQGTGTIDDVGAGERGDGGSPGGSAAAAAAAVAPSPTLCLECLKAAAKKAATMVARG; encoded by the coding sequence GTGGCCAAGCGCGCGATCATCTGCGTCGGCGACACGACGACACACGGCGGCAAGGTGCTCGAAGGCGCGCCGACGTTCACGCTCAACGGACGCAATGTGGCCGGCGTCGGCCACCAGGTACTTTGTCCTCGCTGCAAGGGCATTTTCCCGATCCTTCCCGACCTGCTCGGCCGCCGCTACCCGCACACGATCGGCGAGCGCGACACCGCCGTCGATGGCATGCGAACGGCCTGCGGCGCGGAGTTGATCGCATCGCAGGGCACCGGAACGATCGACGACGTCGGCGCGGGCGAGCGCGGGGACGGCGGCTCACCCGGCGGATCGGCAGCCGCGGCGGCGGCCGCGGTCGCCCCTTCCCCCACGCTCTGCCTCGAATGCCTGAAGGCGGCGGCCAAGAAGGCCGCGACGATGGTCGCACGCGGATGA
- a CDS encoding SAM-dependent methyltransferase: MRLKIGELAKKVGLSVRALHHYDAIGLLSPSQRTDGGARLYGRDDLIRLHRIEALKRFGYSLPAIQASLDGPPAGAPLQILRRQIAALDAQAARAQRLSRHLQHLVAMVAAGGETAAIDWLNVLELMNMYQKHLDDNELDTLLASGPDTVAPMDPSWVGLVDEVRDAMRRALPADSDAAQALAWRWSRLMNRMTRNDPALAGKLMGIQLGEPRAQHIVGITPAMLTWIGEACAHARCTLFAKYLNPAQIAEVRRRQLADTHMHAWLALVAELRAHMEAGVDAGAAPVQAIVARWQQLFRDSFCGEEEGLEAKVRDALMREPDLQLGGGFDEALLVYLNKAHIAGRDIASGDDGPKPSALMVAKQRAAHQLLDRPLVLDDPIALSILGAAEEQALRADLDRFRYPASLGMRSSVVVRSRLADDMRAEAIGRGVRQYVVLGAGLDTSAYRHPEAPGRLFEVDLPATQRWKQARLREAGIALPRSLRFVPVDFEHVSLADGLARAGFDPGAPALFSWLGVTMYLDEAAVVETLRFIAGCAKGSAVLFEYVTPLSGLPPMMRIAMEQLTAQLAARGEPWKCFFEPAALAEMLIGLGFGSIGAWSPDELNRRYLADRADGLHIGATPARLILATV; encoded by the coding sequence ATGCGACTCAAAATCGGCGAACTGGCGAAGAAAGTGGGACTGAGCGTCAGGGCCCTGCATCACTATGACGCAATCGGCTTGCTGTCGCCGTCGCAGCGCACCGATGGCGGCGCCCGTCTGTATGGGCGCGACGACCTGATTCGGCTGCATCGTATCGAGGCGCTGAAACGGTTCGGGTATTCGCTGCCGGCCATCCAGGCCAGCCTGGATGGCCCGCCCGCCGGCGCGCCGCTGCAGATTCTGCGGCGCCAGATCGCGGCGCTCGACGCGCAGGCCGCGCGAGCGCAGCGCCTCAGTCGCCATCTGCAACACCTCGTCGCCATGGTGGCCGCCGGCGGCGAGACGGCGGCGATCGACTGGCTGAACGTTTTGGAGCTGATGAACATGTACCAGAAACATCTCGACGACAACGAGCTCGACACGCTGCTTGCCTCCGGGCCGGATACGGTCGCGCCGATGGATCCGTCGTGGGTCGGCCTCGTCGACGAGGTCCGCGACGCCATGCGGCGGGCGCTGCCGGCCGACAGCGACGCGGCCCAGGCGCTGGCCTGGCGTTGGAGCCGGCTGATGAACCGAATGACCCGCAATGACCCGGCGCTCGCCGGCAAGCTGATGGGGATACAGCTCGGCGAGCCGCGCGCTCAGCACATCGTGGGCATCACGCCGGCGATGTTGACGTGGATCGGCGAGGCGTGCGCGCACGCGCGCTGTACGCTGTTCGCCAAGTATCTGAACCCGGCGCAGATCGCGGAGGTGCGGCGCCGCCAGCTCGCCGACACGCATATGCACGCCTGGCTCGCGCTGGTGGCCGAGCTCAGGGCGCACATGGAGGCGGGCGTCGACGCGGGCGCCGCGCCGGTGCAGGCGATCGTCGCGCGCTGGCAGCAGCTCTTTCGCGATAGCTTCTGCGGCGAGGAGGAGGGCCTCGAGGCGAAGGTGCGCGATGCCTTGATGCGCGAGCCGGACTTGCAACTCGGCGGCGGCTTCGATGAGGCATTGCTCGTCTATTTGAACAAGGCGCATATCGCCGGCCGCGACATCGCGTCGGGCGATGACGGGCCCAAGCCGAGCGCGCTGATGGTGGCGAAGCAGCGCGCCGCGCACCAACTGCTCGACCGGCCGCTGGTGCTCGACGATCCGATCGCGTTGAGCATTCTCGGCGCGGCCGAGGAACAGGCATTGCGCGCCGACCTCGACCGATTCCGCTACCCGGCATCGTTGGGCATGCGCAGCTCGGTGGTCGTACGCAGCCGGCTCGCCGACGACATGCGGGCCGAGGCCATCGGGCGCGGCGTGCGCCAGTATGTCGTCCTCGGCGCGGGGCTCGACACCAGCGCGTACCGGCATCCCGAGGCACCGGGCCGCCTCTTCGAGGTCGACTTGCCGGCCACGCAAAGGTGGAAGCAGGCGCGCCTGCGCGAGGCCGGCATTGCGCTGCCGCGTTCGCTGCGTTTCGTGCCGGTCGATTTCGAGCACGTGAGTCTTGCCGACGGGCTGGCGCGCGCCGGCTTCGATCCGGGCGCGCCCGCCTTGTTCAGTTGGCTCGGTGTGACGATGTATCTGGACGAGGCCGCGGTCGTCGAGACATTGCGCTTCATCGCCGGCTGCGCCAAAGGCAGCGCCGTGCTGTTCGAATACGTGACGCCGCTGTCCGGCTTGCCTCCGATGATGCGCATTGCGATGGAGCAGTTGACGGCGCAACTGGCCGCGCGCGGCGAGCCGTGGAAGTGCTTCTTCGAGCCGGCCGCGTTGGCCGAGATGCTGATCGGGCTGGGCTTCGGCAGCATCGGCGCCTGGAGCCCGGACGAGCTGAACCGACGTTATCTCGCGGACCGCGCCGACGGGCTTCACATCGGCGCGACGCCGGCGCGCCTGATTCTGGCAACCGTCTAA
- a CDS encoding PLP-dependent aminotransferase family protein, translating to MVETLAGLFDFEMDPQSGVALTRQLRDQLRRAIAAGSLASGRRLPSSRALALHLRVSRNTVCAAIEQLAMEGYLDVSRGRRPVVAPMPSAGLVAIGSDRPVSDGRSGMSQWAQRIDRSDWPFISEGRPTPFAPCVADARAFPHAIWGRCLRTATRYAVARTSTACNRPGLRRALLHHLVEYRGVNADAHQVFLMPTAQAAIALVARVLLDPGDLAWVESPGYGGARAAFEAAGATVQGIALDQSGMAFETSTDTPRLIFVTPAHQHPTGLLMPPARRQALLRFAARVGARIIEDDYDSEFHYEGRPVAALQGADDADSVFYVGTFSKSLHADIRVGYVVVPGHFVDVFAKAQRHTGQIVGATLQDALAEFIDDGHYAAHIRKTTRLYHARRDYLCDALKAVGSELTVSPPDGGMQVVARLGPLRDDREICRRLAEAGVTARPLSPHYCAQTGAQGLFLGFAAWNECEIDAGVRILARVIREPEPSK from the coding sequence ATGGTTGAGACGCTCGCCGGTTTATTCGATTTCGAGATGGACCCGCAAAGCGGCGTGGCGCTCACGCGGCAGCTCCGTGACCAGCTAAGGCGCGCCATCGCGGCGGGTTCGCTTGCAAGCGGCAGGCGTTTGCCTTCCAGCCGGGCACTCGCGCTCCATCTGCGCGTGTCGAGAAACACCGTCTGCGCCGCCATCGAGCAGTTGGCGATGGAAGGCTATCTCGATGTCTCGAGAGGACGCCGCCCGGTCGTGGCGCCGATGCCGTCGGCGGGCCTCGTCGCCATCGGCTCGGACAGGCCTGTTTCGGACGGCCGCAGCGGAATGTCGCAGTGGGCGCAGCGGATCGACCGGAGCGATTGGCCGTTCATCAGCGAGGGGCGCCCGACGCCATTCGCGCCCTGCGTGGCCGATGCCCGGGCGTTTCCGCACGCGATCTGGGGGCGATGCCTGCGCACGGCCACCCGCTACGCCGTCGCGCGAACGAGCACCGCGTGCAACCGGCCCGGTTTACGCAGGGCCCTGTTGCATCACCTCGTCGAATACCGCGGCGTCAACGCGGATGCGCACCAGGTCTTCCTGATGCCCACCGCTCAGGCGGCCATCGCGCTCGTCGCACGCGTGCTCCTGGATCCGGGTGACCTCGCGTGGGTCGAAAGCCCGGGTTACGGCGGCGCACGGGCGGCGTTCGAAGCGGCGGGCGCGACGGTGCAAGGCATCGCGCTCGATCAAAGCGGCATGGCGTTCGAAACGTCGACAGATACCCCGCGCCTGATATTCGTCACGCCCGCGCACCAGCATCCGACGGGATTGCTGATGCCGCCTGCCCGTCGACAAGCGCTGCTGCGGTTCGCCGCTCGAGTCGGCGCCCGGATCATCGAGGACGACTACGACAGCGAATTTCATTACGAAGGGCGCCCGGTGGCCGCGCTGCAGGGTGCCGACGACGCAGACAGCGTGTTTTACGTCGGCACGTTCTCGAAATCGCTGCACGCCGACATTCGAGTGGGTTACGTCGTCGTACCGGGGCACTTCGTCGACGTATTTGCCAAGGCACAACGGCACACCGGCCAGATCGTCGGCGCGACGCTACAGGATGCGTTGGCCGAGTTCATCGACGACGGACATTACGCCGCTCACATCCGCAAGACGACGCGCCTCTATCACGCTCGACGCGATTACCTGTGCGATGCGTTGAAGGCCGTCGGGAGCGAGTTGACCGTATCGCCGCCGGATGGCGGTATGCAGGTGGTAGCCCGGCTCGGGCCCCTGCGCGACGATCGCGAGATATGCCGCCGCCTGGCCGAAGCGGGCGTGACGGCGCGCCCGCTTTCGCCCCATTACTGCGCGCAAACCGGCGCCCAAGGGCTATTCCTCGGCTTCGCGGCCTGGAACGAATGCGAGATCGACGCAGGCGTGCGGATTCTCGCTCGCGTGATTCGCGAGCCGGAGCCATCGAAATAG
- a CDS encoding nuclear transport factor 2 family protein yields MEIDAISRALQIYFDVMYECDLEKFDLVFHPTSSLFTMKDGELSVRPFARYRSEIAARTPPKSVSQPRMDAILQIAVLSPEIAFAQVRVRLFGKVFIDNLNLLKFDGRWMIVAKIFHHARTIAAV; encoded by the coding sequence ATGGAAATCGACGCTATCTCACGCGCGTTGCAGATCTATTTCGACGTCATGTACGAATGCGATCTCGAGAAATTCGATCTCGTATTTCACCCGACAAGTTCGCTTTTCACCATGAAGGACGGTGAGCTGAGCGTGCGCCCGTTTGCTCGCTATCGTTCGGAGATCGCGGCGCGCACGCCGCCTAAGAGCGTGTCGCAGCCGCGCATGGACGCGATCTTGCAGATTGCCGTGCTGTCGCCCGAGATCGCGTTTGCGCAGGTGCGCGTCCGGCTCTTCGGGAAAGTCTTCATCGATAACCTGAACCTGCTGAAGTTCGACGGACGCTGGATGATCGTCGCGAAGATTTTTCACCATGCGCGGACGATCGCGGCCGTATAA
- a CDS encoding flavodoxin family protein — MNGRRIGPAVGLPMSQGRRDGLRRCRPSRPVVGSRLAGLSIPIPRIGANEAIEFAPRACEPEFAARRRGMNGAFHRRRQYTGYMAGVSAEFKAFEEATSGAVMTKGFLWRNKIAAGFTNSGAHAGDKLSTLMQLALFAARYGMHWVNLGLPPANDSTAGSPAELNRLGFGLGAGAQSNTDQGPDAAPPEQPE, encoded by the coding sequence ATGAACGGACGTCGCATCGGCCCGGCCGTCGGCTTGCCGATGTCGCAGGGGCGGCGCGACGGCCTACGGCGCTGTAGGCCGTCGCGCCCGGTGGTCGGATCACGGCTCGCGGGGCTGTCGATCCCGATCCCGCGGATAGGCGCGAACGAGGCCATCGAGTTCGCGCCTCGCGCCTGCGAGCCCGAGTTCGCCGCGCGACGCCGCGGCATGAACGGCGCCTTCCACCGCCGCCGCCAATACACGGGCTACATGGCCGGCGTGTCGGCCGAATTCAAGGCTTTCGAAGAAGCGACGTCCGGCGCCGTGATGACCAAAGGCTTCCTTTGGCGGAACAAGATCGCGGCCGGCTTCACCAATTCCGGCGCCCATGCCGGAGACAAGCTGTCCACGCTCATGCAGCTCGCGCTGTTCGCGGCTCGGTATGGCATGCACTGGGTCAATCTCGGCTTGCCTCCCGCCAATGACTCGACGGCCGGCTCCCCGGCGGAGCTCAATCGATTGGGCTTTGGGCTGGGCGCCGGTGCGCAGTCGAACACGGATCAAGGCCCTGACGCGGCGCCGCCCGAACAGCCGGAATAG